From Carassius auratus strain Wakin chromosome 22, ASM336829v1, whole genome shotgun sequence, a single genomic window includes:
- the LOC113040801 gene encoding uncharacterized protein LOC113040801, translating into MKMMLSYQSLSLLLGFFSVQTKAGREVNIATWGTPVQSTLAFNWYPSNALDGLSSTCTHTTVQSDPWWKLDLMKTYSVNRVTITNRLDCCSSRINGAEIRIGNDSLDVSNNSICAAIPTIPAGATYSYSCSGMEGRYVIVDIPGASQILTLCEVGVYVIFPGNLATGRTVTQSSTISTWFAQQAIDFNPGFVQPSSSCSSTTAQTNPWWRVDLRYIYRVSRVVITNRLDCCPERIDGTEIRIGNSLENNGNNNPICAVISSIPAGVSSTYTCNDMEGRYVNLFIPGDSRFLTLCEVEVYGEGPVLKKTFLKMKLKSSSSLSETETRVQLLSQLQSALVERGFSDMTLEWSQPPEKEVIRKEPSPVKKNPFTTSSQEKKKGGRRVSVKVYDQDMTSQEQIQRIVERGYRIQFGSRLPRFNRIIPNVVGPEQPLEMKQEADPLLRKGAIECVPPLNQWLWFKMLTQAADLVGHHVLGLTVNTSVVSDIN; encoded by the exons ATGAAGATGATGCTTTCGTACCAGAGTCTGTCACTTTTACTGG GTTTTTTCTCAGTTCAAACGAAGGCAGGACGTGAAG TGAACATAGCAACTTGGGGCACACCTGTTCAGTCGACGTTAGCTTTCAACTGGTATCCCTCAAACGCTCTGGATGGGTTGAGCTCTACCTGCACTCATACAACTGTACAGAGTGACCCGTGGTGGAAGCTGGACCTGATGAAGACGTACAGCGTTAACAGAGTGACCATCACTAACAGACTGGACTGCTGTAGCAGCAGGATTAACGGGGCAGAGATTCGGATTGGAAACGATTCTTTAGATGTTTCAAACAATTCAAT ATGTGCTGCAATTCCTACTATTCCAGCAGGAGCTACCTACAGCTACTCGTGTTCTGGGATGGAGGGACGTTACGTTATTGTGGATATTCCTGGAGCTTCACAGATTCTGACTCTCTGTGAAGTGGGAGTCTATGTGATTTTTCCAG GTAATTTGGCGACAGGAAGAACCGTCACACAGTCATCAACCATTAGCACCTGGTTTGCTCAACAAGCTATTGATTTCAATCCAGGTTTCGTCCAGCCATCATCATCGTGTTCCTCAACCACTGCTCAGACTAACCCATGGTGGAGGGTAGATCTGCGTTATATTTACAGAGTAAGTAGAGTTGTCATCACAAACAGACTTGACTGCTGTCCAGAACGAATAGATGGAACGGAGATTCGCATCGGGAATTCTTTAGAGAACAACGGCAACAACAATCCCAT ATGTGCTGTGATCTCTAGCATTCCAGCTGGTGTTTCCTCCACCTACACCTGTAATGATATGGAGGGTCGATACGTGAATCTGTTCATTCCTGGAGATTCAAGGTTTCTTACTCTGTGTGAGGTGGAGGTCTATGGAGAAG GTCCAGTGCTGAAGAAGACCTTTCTGAAGATGAAACTGAAGTCCAGTTCGAGTCTGTCTGAAACTGAAACGAGAGTTCAGCTCCTGTCACAG CTTCAGTCTGCTCTGGTGGAACGAGGGTTTTCTGACATGACGCTGGAATGGTCTCAACCGCCTGAAAAGGAAGTGATACGAAAGGAACCTTCACCAG TGAAGAAAAACCCTTTCACAACATCCAGCCAAGAGAAGAAGAAAGGAGGCAGACGTGTCTCTGTCAAAGTCTACGATCAAGACATGACTTCACAAGAACAAATACAGAGG ATTGTAGAAAGAGGATACAGAATCCAGTTTGGTTCTCGTCTGCCTCGTTTCAACAGGATTATTCCCAATGTAGTGGGCCCCGAGCAGCCTCTGGAAATGAAACAAGAAGCAGACCCACTCTTGAGGAAAGGGGCCATTGAATGTGTTCCTCCTCTCAACCAATGGCTTTGGTTCAAGATGCTCACGCAAGCAGCTG ACCTGGTGGGACATCATGTGCTTGGCCTCACAgtcaacacatcggtggtctccgaCATCAACTGA
- the LOC113039574 gene encoding fucolectin-like — translation MNMRVVFKSLLFLLGFFSVQTKGGTEVNIATWGKANQSTQAYNWYPSNALDGKNSTCTHTDVQSDPWWKLDLMKTYSVNRVTITNRHDCCSYRINGSEIRVGNNSSDLFRNPVCAVVSSIPAGATYSYSCGGMKGRYVTVNIPGTSKILTLCEVEVYVIFPGNSEPQSKCLLAQIRAKQSLFPRPKCRKE, via the exons ATGAACATGAGAGTTGTCTTCAAGAGTCTGTTGTTTTTACTGG GGTTTTTCTCAGTTCAAACGAAGGGAGGAACTGAAG TGAACATAGCAACATGGGGCAAAGCTAATCAATCGACACAGGCCTACAACTGGTATCCCTCAAACGCACTGGATGGGAAAAACTCCACCTGCACTCATACAGATGTACAGAGTGACCCGTGGTGGAAGCTGGACCTGATGAAGACGTACAGTGTGAACAGAGTGACCATCACTAACAGACACGACTGCTGTAGTTACAGGATAAACGGGTCAGAGATTCGGGTTGGAAACAATTCTTCAGATCTTTTCAGAAACCCTGT ATGTGCTGTAGTTTCTTCTATTCCAGCAGGAGCTACCTACAGCTACTCGTGTGGTGGGATGAAGGGACGTTACGTTACTGTGAATATTCCTGGAACTTCAAAGATTCTGACTCTCTGTGAAGTGGAAGTCTATGTGATTTTTCCAGGTAATTCAGAGCCACAaagcaaatgtcttctggcccagatccgggccaAACAATCACTTTTTCCTCGTCCCAAGTGCCGCAAAGAATGA
- the LOC113040800 gene encoding fucolectin-like, with protein MVKSTCHCSCRNLATGRTVTQSSTYGLWSAEQAIDYNPGFIQPSSSCSSTNIQTNPWWRVDLSSVHRVNRVIITNRLDNSTERINGAQIRIGNSLENNGNSNPICAVISSIPAGVSSTYTCNDMEGRYVNLFIPGYSKCLTLCEVEVYEEGIPILYYINAFVYGTKPCPYL; from the exons ATGGTAAAGTCAACATGTCACTGCAGCTGCC GTAATTTGGCAACAGGAAGAACCGTTACACAGTCATCAACCTATGGACTGTGGTCTGCAGAACAGGCCATTGACTACAATCCAGGTTTCATCCAGCCATCATCATCGTGTTCCTCAACCAATATTCAGACTAACCCATGGTGGAGAGTGGATCTGAGTTCTGTGCACCGAGTTAATAGAGTCATCATCACAAACAGACTAGACAACTCTACAGAACGAATAAACGGAGCACAGATTCGCATCGGAAACTCTTTGGAGAACAACGGCAACAGCAATCCCAT ATGTGCTGTGATCTCTAGCATTCCGGCTGGTGTTTCCTCCACCTACACCTGTAATGATATGGAGGGTCGATACGTGAATCTGTTCATTCCTGGATATTCAAAGTGTCTTACTCTGTGTGAGGTGGAGGTCTATGAAGAAGGT ATTCCAATCCTTTACTACATAAATGCATTTGTGTATGGCACCAAACCATGTCCAtacttatag